Proteins from a single region of Chloroherpeton thalassium ATCC 35110:
- the galE gene encoding UDP-glucose 4-epimerase GalE, producing the protein MTVLITGGAGYIGSHAVRRLKQAGYKTLVLDNLVYGHSEFVEADELIIGDLENTKLLNQVFSKHKIQAVMHFAAYAYVGESVQNPAKYYRNNVASTLNLLDAMLAYKVKKFIFSSTCATYGEPDEIPITETHPQRPINPYGQSKLMVEKILDDYDHAYDLRSVRLRYFNAAGADPDGGIGEDHDPETHLIPLVLDAALERRAHISMFGTDYDTPDGTCVRDYIHVTDLAEAHVLGLKYLENGGKTDFFNLGNGNGFSVKEVIETARKITGKEIPAKIAPRRPGDPASLVGSSEKIKSALGWKPQFPDLPAIIETAWQWHKTRFGRTAQT; encoded by the coding sequence ATGACTGTTCTTATTACAGGCGGCGCGGGCTACATTGGCTCCCACGCAGTGCGCCGGCTTAAGCAAGCAGGCTACAAAACGTTGGTTTTAGATAATCTGGTTTATGGACATAGCGAGTTCGTGGAAGCTGACGAGCTGATCATCGGAGATTTGGAAAACACGAAATTGCTGAACCAAGTCTTTTCCAAGCATAAGATTCAGGCCGTGATGCACTTTGCCGCGTATGCTTATGTCGGCGAATCGGTACAAAATCCAGCAAAATATTACCGGAACAATGTTGCAAGCACGCTCAACTTGCTTGATGCGATGCTTGCGTATAAAGTAAAAAAGTTCATATTTTCATCCACTTGCGCCACTTACGGCGAACCAGATGAAATTCCAATTACCGAAACTCACCCGCAAAGACCGATTAATCCCTATGGCCAATCCAAATTGATGGTTGAGAAAATTTTGGATGATTATGACCATGCCTATGATTTGCGCTCGGTGCGGCTTCGCTATTTCAACGCGGCAGGCGCTGACCCAGACGGCGGCATCGGCGAAGACCACGACCCGGAAACCCATCTCATCCCATTGGTTTTAGACGCCGCGCTGGAACGCCGCGCTCACATCTCCATGTTTGGAACAGATTACGACACGCCCGATGGCACTTGCGTTCGCGATTATATCCACGTGACCGATTTAGCCGAAGCGCATGTGCTTGGCCTGAAATATCTTGAAAATGGTGGGAAAACAGATTTCTTCAACTTAGGCAATGGCAACGGTTTTTCGGTTAAAGAGGTCATTGAAACCGCGCGAAAAATCACAGGAAAAGAGATTCCCGCAAAAATAGCCCCTCGCCGCCCAGGCGACCCGGCAAGCTTAGTTGGAAGTTCGGAAAAAATAAAATCAGCGTTAGGCTGGAAACCTCAATTTCCAGATTTGCCAGCCATCATCGAGACGGCATGGCAATGGCACAAAACCCGCTTTGGCCGGACTGCACAGACATAA